The Bos mutus isolate GX-2022 chromosome 11, NWIPB_WYAK_1.1, whole genome shotgun sequence nucleotide sequence AATGAAAGTTacttgctcagtcaagtctgactctttgcaccctcatggactgtagcccaccagttcctctgtccatagaattctccaggcaagaacactggagtgggttgccatgccctcctccaggggatcttcctgacccggagatggaaccctgggtcttctgcattgcaggcagattctctactgtctgagaaATTGTGTCAAAAGACCCTGCCTTTGACTAGATCTCCTCGCTCTGCACCAGGCGACATCCTCTTCCTACTGGTCAGGAGGTCGGAGATTGCAACTGCCCGACACCGCCCGCCCCCCTCAACCCCCTTTCCCCGCCCGAGTCTCAGGTGTTGCCGAGACTTGAGTTTTTTTCTTACCTCTTTGCCCTTaataggggaaactgaggcatctgcaggagaaacaggaaagCTGAAGTCGGCAATCCCAGGCTCTGAGCACTTGCTTGACCCTCGGCTTGGGAGccttcttagcgaccccaagacGCTGTGAGGGTTCGGGTCCCCGGTGGCCGAGGACAAGCTCGCAGGCGGGCGGCGGCAGGGGGCGCTCGCTACCTTGTCACGCGCTCCTCCTCGGGGTCCGCAGGCCCGACGGAGTCCAGTCGGGGCGGGAAAGCATTTGGGGAAGGGTCTGCCCGCTCGCCTCACGCCCTCCGCTCGGCTTCTGGCCTGTCGGGCTCCGGGGAGCGCGTGTGGTTTATGATGCTCCAGAGCCCCgacacacccacccaccctctcCTTGGGGCTCTTGGGCAGCGGGAAGGGGAGATCTGCTTGCGGCCACCCCCCCAGACCGGAGGGGTCGGCCCTAGCCGCGCAATCCGCAGGAGACACATCCAGCCTCGTGCCCGCGGACCTTCCAGCGCCGCGTCCCGGCTCCTTTGGTGCACCGACCCTTCCACTTCTGCCAGCATCCTTCCCTCGGTCCGGAAGATCCCAGACGCCGGGCCTCTCTGACCTGCCGCAGAGTGGAGGCTGGGAGGAAAAGGGTAGGGGCGCCAGAGAGGAGGCCAGGGGCGCGGGGAGGCTGCGGCCCCCGCGCCCCCCAGCGAGGCGCACCTTCCACCCACCCTGggtccccctcccaccccccgccccgcctcccttcctcctcccgcTCCCGCCTccagtctcctccctcctccagccgcgcttgctctcctccccactccccggcCTCGGCGTGCTGCCTGCAGGCGCGGCTCCGGGTTACAGGAGCTCCGGGAGCGGATCTGCCTCCGCGCCTCCTCCGAACCGGCTGCGCACCCCCTGCCCGGCTGGCCGGGCCCCGCGCCCCAGCGTGAGTCCAGCAGCCTCCCCGCGTCAGGGCGCAACTTTCCCCTGGTTCCCGGCGGGGCGGGGACCTCAGAGGGACAACTTGGTAAACTTCTCTGGGGCGGACGGCAGGGGCGCCGGACGCCGGTACACCGGGATGTAGGAGGGCCGTGGCCGGCCCCGGGGCGTCCCCCGACCCCTTTCGGCCTGGCCATGGGGCTCCAGCGCCTTTAGCACCGCCAGGGGGGCGACCCCTCGTCCAGCCGACCTGGGTGGGACAGCGCCGTCGCCGGCTGTGCGCGCGCTGGGGCGAGCAGCGCCCGCTCTGGCCGCGTCCGGCCCCGCCATGGACCACCAGGAGCCCTACTCGGTGCAGGCCACTGCGGCCATCGCGGCGGTCATCACCTTCCTCATCCTCTTCACCATCTTCGGCAACGCGCTGGTCATCTTGGCTGTGCTGACCAGCCGCTCGCTGCGCGCCCCGCAGAACCTGTTCCTAGTGTCGCTGGCCGCCGCCGACATCCTGGTAGCCACGCTCATCATCCCTTTCTCGCTGGCCAACGAGTTGCTGGGCTACTGGTACTTCTGGCGCACCTGGTGCGAGGTGTACCTGGCGCTCGACGTGCTCTTCTGCACTTCCTCCATCGTGCACCTGTGTGCCATCAGCCTGGACCGCTACTGGGCGGTGAGCCGGGCCCTGGAGTACAACTCCAAGCGCACCCCACGCCGCATCAAGTTCATCATCCTCATCGTATGGCTCATCGCAGCGGTTATCTCGCTGCCGCCCCTCATCTACAAGGGCGACCAgggtccccagcccctggcccgcCCTCAGTGCAAGCTCAACCAAGAGGCCTGGTACATTCTTGCCTCCAGCATTGGATCTTTCTTTGCACCCTGCCTTATCATGATCCTGGTCTACCTGCGCATCTACCTGATTGCCAAGCGCAGCCACTGCAGAGGCCCCAGGGCCAAAGGGGGGCCTGGGGAGAGGGAGTCTAAGCAGCCACACCCTGCCCCTGGGGAAGTTTCAGACTCAGCCAAACTGCCAACCTTGGCCTCTCAACTGGCCACTCCTGGAGAGGCCAACGGATGCTCCCAACCTCACCCAGGGGAGAAGGGTGACGGGGAGACCCCTGAAGCCCCTGGCACTCCTGCCTTGCCACCCAGCTGGCCTGCCATCCCCAAGTCAGGCCAGGGTCAGAAGGAAGGGGTCTGTGGTTCATCTccagaggaggaggcagaagaggaggaagaagagggttgTGAGCCGCAGGCCTTGCCGGCGTCTCCTGCCTCAGCTTGCAGCCCGCCCCTGCAGCAGCCACAGGGCTCCCGGGTGCTGGCAACCCTGCGTGGCCAGGTGCTCCTGGGCAGGGGCACAGGCACCGCGGGGGCGCAGTGGTGGCGGCGGCGGACGCAGCTGAGCCGAGAGAAGAGGTTCACCTTCGTGCTGGCTGTGGTCATCGGCGTCTTCGTGCTCTGCTGGTTCCCTTTCTTCTTCAGCTACAGCCTGGGTGCCATCTGCCCGCAGCACTGCAAGGTGCCCCACGGCCTCTTCCAGTTCTTCTTTTGGATCGGCTACTGCAATAGCTCGCTGAACCCCGTCATCTACACTGTCTTCAACCAGGACTTCCGCCGTGCCTTCCGGAGGATCCTGTGCCGCGAGTGGACCCAGACAGCCTGGTGAGCCCGCCAGCCTGCTGCCTGTGTGGGGTGGTGCCAGGTGGTGCCCGGGTCACCCTGCTTCACCCTGTTTTAGGTGGCCACCTCCCTGGGCTTTCTGGTCCCTTCCCGGTCCTGAAGCCTCATCCTGGGGACCCCCTGGGAGGGTCAGGGGGTCTATCTGAAGGCTccccttgcaggctacagtccatggggtcaagaagagtcggacacgactgagcgactaacccgtacacacacacacacacacacacacacacacacacacacacacacacacacacacacacttgctggCTTGGCTGTGGGGGGCCATCTTCTCCACCCACTGCCTGTACAAGGGCAGATGGACGAGGCTTGGCCCATCCTGAACGTAGCTGAATGTTCTGGACTCCCCTCCCAGAACCACAGACCCCTGCCAACCACTGGTGGGCTTCCCTCCCCTGAGAATCCCGTGTCTTCTGGTTGACCACTTGCGgcgttttctttctttctcttcttcccctgGAAAACAGCAGGAAGCCAGCCTTCCACTTTTTCCGGGAGGGCCTGCTGCGGAGGAAGCAGCAGAAATGACGACAGGCACCCACGTTGGGTGCGCAGGTCCCGATGAGGCCCTGGGTGGGGGTGTACGGGCTGGCACTGTCTCTGGGCCCTTCTTCGCCTTCGTCCTGCTTTTGGGTTTGTAACTCCTTTAAAGACCAGAGTCTCGGATCGTTTTCCTCACTCGGCACCCCTCTGGAAGGCAGGTGGGTGTGTGGGTGCCTCAGTGGGGTGGTCTGGAGGCCTGGCCTCCTCCTCGACGGGAGGGCCCTGATCACTAGCGTTCACCCCCTGCAAAAACTGGGGTGACAATAGCTTGCCGCCTACTTGCCGCCGGGAGACGAAAGGCATGGCTGAAAGCGTTGAGCTCCATGGGGGTAACGCATTAGAGAACCAGAAAATGTGATTATTCAGTGATACAAAAATCCCCCTTTTCTGTGTTTACCACTGCCTGTCTTCCTGTAGACTTTTGTTCTGTGCCTGGGGTGTGAATTCCTACCCCAAACTGGAAGTGGGGAGTGGCAGACAAAACCACAGTTTCAGTTCGAGGATTTCTTTGAGAATGTGTTCTTATGCCTGCAAAGATTTGAGTTATTATGCTGCATGACAACTTCCCAACATTTCACCTGCAACACCAAGAGGGTTTTCATTGGATtggacccccctcccccacaacgGGTGAGAAATCTTTTGTCATCAAGCTGGTGAATGTTTCCCAAGATCTCTAAAGATACCCACTGCAAGGGAATGGGGTGAGATGAGAGTGTGTGACGGAGTGCTGGGGCTGGAGCAGGTGGGTAGGGGCCTGTGGACTGCTAGGGGCTCCCACTGGAGTCCCCAGGCTGGGCTCCAAGCCCCACGTGGGCCCCTGTGATGCATAGCTGACCCTGCCCCTGGTGGGTACCGTCTGCCCATCTCAGACCCAGCCGTGTTGCTCCACCCCACTGCGGGGGCTCCAGGGGCCTCTCCCTCTTGGTCTCCTCTCCCATCCCTCCTGGAACAACTGGGAGCACTGGGAAGATGTTTCCCAGCCTTCCCCATGGGTATGCGTGGCTTCACCATTAAGCCAGTGAGCATCTTATCTTGGGGGCTGGGCTGAGCAGCACAGGCACTGATGGGCCTGGCTGGATCTGGAGGGATGTTGGGGGAATTTTCTGGGGTGGAGAAAACGGAGGGGACCAGAGTCACTCCTGGGGCAGGAGGCCATCCAGCTCATTCCCTGGTCTCAGCGTGAGGctgggcctggcctgggggcAGGGCCAGGGAGGCTGGGCCCAGGGAGGGGCTGACTTGTGTCATCTGCTGACTAGGCTCACGTGTGCCCCCCGTGGGACCACTGCTGATGTTGCTGGTGTCCCCTTGTGATatgcaggtttttattttttttaaagtctgagcTATTTTATCAATAAAGGATATTTTGTAATAAGCAAGCTGTGTCCTCATTGCCCAAAGATGACCGATAGTAGTTATTTCTCAGCTACCTGTGTAGCAGATTCCGGCACAGGGGCCCTCCCAGGGCCAGTTGCCTTTTCCACCTCTGGGTGTGGCTGGCTGGTCCCCACCCACCTGCCTGAGTTTGTCCACTCAGCTTCCCTCATTCATCATTACAAGTCAGTGGGGGTGAGAGTCACCAGGGGAGTTTGAGACTGGCTGcctgggaaggaagggagggaaggcttCCAGAGGAGGTGACCTTTGGGCAGGGCCTTGGGTGAAGAGCAGGAGTACACCAAGAAGGAAGACAGGAGGGTGTTTTGGGCAGGAGACCAGCACATGGGGGCTGACACCACCCACACAGAATGGGAGGAAcacggggagggagggagggaaagaaggtcACTCAAAGGAATGTTTGAAGCTGCTGCCTTCACCCTATGCctaaggaaagactgaaggcaaaaggagaagagggtggcagaggatgagattggatggcatcaccgactcaatggacatgaatttaagcaaactggggcacagtgaaagacagggaagcctggcgtgctacagtccatggggtcacaaagagttggacacaacttagagactgaagaaTAACAATGACTTCAGTGAGGGGCAGGAGATTGGGATGGATCTGCTTTATGTCAGGCTGTCTGGCATGAGGATTCAGAACTGGAAGGCCTGCAGGTGGTTCCTGTCAGTCTCCCCACTTTCCAGGTGAAGCATCTGAGGCCCCAAGTTACCCCATGAGTTGGGTCAGGAGCTGAGTCCAGCAGGCTTCCTGGTCCCAGAAGGCAGTCTCTGGGGCCCGAACTAGGTGGGCCAGGTTCTGTTGGCAGGGGAGGCCAGGAAGCAGGCTGGTTGTATTAATAGTAGCAGTTGGCAGAGGGCCGGGGTAGGACTGATACCAATGGCAGACCCCAGGGAAGGATGCGGCCTGGGAGGGGAGGACCCGGATCTGCTGGGGGGAGGCCACGCCCACCACAACCAAGCTTTCACACTTCAGTGGGACCATGGCTTCTGCCGGCGGAGGAGGGGCAACCACCCAAGACTAATGCATTCATCATCACTGGTGGGCTTGGGAAATGGGGCTTCAAGGGAGACTTTACGAGGAAGCCACGCCCTGCCTTGAGGAACTcccatcacctcacaccagcctgTATATTCACCCCTAAAAGCCTCAGCCAGATGACGGCAGATCAAGGTAGCTCATGTTtgcacatgctaagttgctttaattatgtctgactctgtgtgaccctatggactgtagcccactaggctcctctgtccacggaattctccaggccagaatactgaagtgggttgccagtccctcctccaggggatcttcccaacccagggatcaaagttgcgtctattatgtctcctggattggaaGGCGGGCTCTTCACCACGAGTGCCACAAGGTAGCTCTCCTCTTCCCATTTACTGAGCTCATGGCTTCTgtggtgtctttgtctgattAACTCGTTTCATCCTTATGCTCATCCTATAAGGTAAGTATCAGCCCATCTTAttctggggaaactgagtcttagaaAGCTAAGATGGCTTGCCTGAGGTCATCCAGGCCCAAGCTCTTTCTGCTGGACCACACTGTTCCTTGCTGTTCTGGAAGAAGATCTCCCGGCCTAGTCTCTGGAAACAATAGCAGAAAAAGACCCCTGCTAGAGCCCGACTGCTGGCAGTCCAGTTTGGATatattatcttgtttaatcctcataatGTAGCTGGGTGTGGCCATTTTACAGGAGAGGAAACTGGgactcaaggtcacccagctgctGCTGGGGGTCAGGGGATGCTGAGGCTGCATCTGGCTCGATTCAGTTAGTGGTGGTGCTGTGATCCACTGCTCATGTCTGTCGCTGCCAGGGAATGGGTGAGTGATAGTGTGTGTCACAGCTTTTCTGTTCCTGACAGCTCAGTGCAATCCCTGGATTTTGTTAAAGAAGAGATGgaagcccagagagagagagatgactgGGTTGGAGCCTTCACCCTCATCCCCCAGCACCATAGTCACACAGCGGGAGAGCCAGGCATtggacccaggcagtctgactctgAGCCCACCACACCACAGCTTCGTACTGAAGGGATTGCATCCAGACACAAGGAATAAAAGGTCCACATCCAGGACACGTCTGCTGACAGTCCTCTGTCTGACAGGTCCTGTGCTAGGCTTGTGCAGCTGGAGCTGGATCCCAGGACCCCTGGCTCCCACCCTGGCCCTCTCCTCCTCTCATACCCTGTTCCTGCTGTTCTGTGTGAGCAGCACCTACTTTTGATTTCACCCTGAGCCCTCAGATTTCATCTGAGGGCTAGTGGCTCAATGAGCTGAGCTCAGACCAGCAGAGatatgggggtggggtgcagcccttctcctcccaggagCACTCTCGGTGAATGGCctggaggtgagggaggggacAGCAGGCAAGCGGGTGAGCCATCTTGGCCAGGCACTTCCACCTTCTGGAAGCCCCTTTCCTTAAGATGTCCCTGGGACtcctcccttggtggtccagtggttaagacgccgcactcccaatgcaggggtccaggTTCCAGCACTGGACAGggacccatgtgctgcaactcagagtttgcatgctgcaaccaaagaccctgcatgcctcgacaaagatcaaagatcccactgCAACTAAGAcgtagtgcagccaaataaataaattaagaaaaaatttctcTGACCAAAGGGAAGCACggacagagaagacagaaaagacaCAGCATGGGGAGGGCTCAGGAAGACCCTTCCCCTCATCTGCATCCACTCTGTGGGAATCTGGGTCCTTAGGCCACAAGGAATAACCTTGAAACAGAGTTTAGACACAGCCCCTGCCTCAGGCCAGCTACTGAGAAATCCAGGGTGCTGGGAATTCCTCATTGGAGCATTGTTGCAGGAAGCACTTCAGATCCACCAGCTTAGAAGGTACCCATGGCAGGAGGGTGTGCTGGCTCATGCTCCATCAGGCCTTTGCCCCTCCCCATCCTCCGTCTGATCTCCATCTTGTGTGttttggaggagggggtgggtcTTCCGGGAAGGGGACATGCGACCTGCTAATGAGGTTGCTGCCGCCTCAGGAGGCATCTGCCCAGCTGGGGTGGACACCAGGCCCTTTCATGTCCCCTGTGCAGGCTGGGAGTTCTGCACAGAGGGTCTGGTTGCTGTGGGATTTCCACTCCAGCGAAAATCCCAGGGAGGAGGTGGTACAGAGGCCAGGGTCATATCTGCTTCTGCTGTCATCTCTCCATCTGTTCCCGGGCAGGGCTGGGTCCCTCTCGGGGCCTTGATGAACCTGTTTGCCCATGAGGGATCACCCCTAGCTTGAGGATTCACCtctgccccactcccaccccagctcCCAGGAAAGTCCAGACATAGAGATTCCTGGAGTTAAACAGTTGCTCTTAGAGTCGACATCCTGGGCAGATTAGGACTGTTTTCCTCATCTTTGTACCTCAGTGCAGATGCAGACCGGGTCTGGAATCAGTTTACGGCCCTCTGAGGTGAGAAGAGTAGTGACTGCTGTGAGTCATTAGGgccagtgcctgacacatgtCATCTGAGATTGGAGAGATTGACgtacccattttacagctgaggaaactgaggccaaggaaGGTTGAAGACCTTCTTTGAGATCACCCAGAGCAGGACACAAATCCACCCAATCTAACCTCAACTGTGGCGCTCACTGGCCTAGTGCCCACCTCCTCAAGACCGGGGGGCATAccctgcagcccccagcccagcaaAGCCCCTGCCTTGTGTAAGTTGGAGGGTCTCACCAGCAGAGACCCCATAGCTTTGGGGGGAGCCTCCCTGCTGCTGGCACTGGGCAGGGAGTGGGAGGTCGCCACCCTTCCAGGCTCTGCTGGCTGTTGGCAGGGGAGCAGGGAGCACTCAGCTAAAATTAGATTCTTCGAGCTCCCGCATCCGCTCCTTCTTCCGTCCGGCAGTGGCGTGTGGGGATGGTGGTTGTCAGAAGGCCAGGGCTTGAGGAGTCTTGGATGTCAGCTTGCACCCTCCCCAGGGCTCACTGCCTCTGATCTTCTCACACCCTCACCTGGCCTTTGGCCAAAGGCTCTTGCCCTTGGCTTGACCTTGTGACAGATTATTGATAACAGTGATCTCAAAGGGAGAGGCACACCCCTGGTGATATCCACCCTCTACCCCCGGGGATCTACcctgctccttcctctctcccccctcttttcccttctctggctCTTTCCCACTTCCGGGCCCTCAGGGGTTTTCTCCACCTTCTCTCAGTCTCCCCTCTGTCTGCTGCTGACCCTCTGACTGCCTTTGCGGATGGGCCTGGCTCTTCCTGGGGCTCACCGGCTCCATGGACCATCGTGATGGCAAGGGGACCAGAATGCACTGGGGACCAAAAACAGAGCCTCCCTCCCTGGCGAGTCGGAGCTATTTCTGGCTATTTCTGCAGCCCTCTGGGGCCCCTGGGCTCCCCCACAGGCAGGGGAGGTGCTGGGCTCCAACCAAGTGTGCAAAGGTCCTGACCTCTTGAGTTCCCTGGGGAGGGGCATGCCCCTTCTGGAGTCAGGCAGGGTTGGGGAGTgggcgggtggggggtgggggggaactcTCCATCTTAGCGCAGCCAGGGCTCAGATGCAATGCCAGTACCTCCAAATGGCAGGGGACCTGGGCTGCTTCCAGAGGGAAAAGGGCTGGGCCACACAGGCTGTGGGGAGCCCGGTTGTCCCTGAGTCGTCCCTGTTCCCACCCAGCCCAGCTgcagctgggagggagggagcgtGGGAGGCTGGCTGATCCTGCCACTTGGAGTCCCTGGACACTCGGGCCGGCAAGGGTTAAAGCCGGCCCTCCCTGTCCCAGGCAGGAGGAGGGTGGGCGGGTAGTCACAGACAGCAGGCTCCCTGGGCGCCCCTTGTCTTCAGCTGCTCATGGGACAAGGCTGTCCGAGCCGCAAATCCCAGCTATGGCCTCTCCTCCCCCTGCTGGAGTTAAGGTGGGCACAGGGCTGGCAGCCCTCAGAAGGATTTCCTTGGCTGGTTTGGAGGCACCGGCCAGGGTCCAGAAGCTTGCCCCAGCCAGGCTGCCAAATGgctgtgtgacattgggcaaatcccttcacctctctgggcttcaaatGCCTCATCGTCTGGTGGAGTCAGACTAGAGCATGGTTCAGATGATGCCCTGGGGCACGGGgcacagagaggagaggggacTGAGTCAGCGGCCTCCcgcccccacctcacccctgtcTATCGTTCAGGAAgcagccccccgccccacccaccaggcttcctcctcTGCTGGCACTTAGGGCCACCATCTCCTCCCCAGCCGAGGCTCAAGTAATGACCCTCAGTCACTTCCCTGGCCTGCTTGTGACACCAATGTCCCAGGGAAATCTAGGTGGCATGAAGGGCCGTCTTGAAGGATGCTCCCCCAAGGCAGGCTGGGGGCTGGTGGGACGAGGGAGGGGGTCAGGATGTGCCTGGGGGTGACAGCAGCAAGCCTGCACTTGACATCGTGTCTAAAGTAAGGCTGGAAGGGGACTTGAGATGTGGGTTGGGGGTCACAGAGGAGGAAGTGAGCCCAGGTCCTCCAGGAGGGGTAGGCAAGGGAGGGGGCTCCCGGGGAAAACAGGCTCCCATGGGGTCATGGCCCAGAATGATGCGAGGACAAGATACGGTTCTTAAGTGACCCCTGCCATGGGCACACGTGCCTGCAGGCCTCCCGGGTGAGGGCGGGGACTCATCTTCCTTGATGCCCATTCCTCGCCTAACAGCACAGGGCAGCACGGAGACGGCACACAGAAACATTTGTTTTCCCAGTAATTTGGGACAGCCTTGGCCTCGGTCACCTAAGGCTGAGAACCCTGTGCTCCAGGAATGCATCTCTGATTGGATGtttaatttttctgctttgatttgtTATGTTTTTCCCATAGTTTCCTAGAGAAATTCTCTTGGAAGATTCCATCCTGGGCTTGGCTGAGTTACAGGCAGAGAACTGTCCTGTGGAGCTGGGGAAGCACCGGGGCATCCTGGGAGGTGGTGGCAGGGTCCTGTCCCAGAGTGGGGACAAGCTAACGTGGCAGGGCAGAGAGGGCACAGGCAGGGAGAGGGCTGCCCGGGTGACCCCAGGGGCAGCAGGGCAGAAGGGGCACAGGCAGGGAGAGGGCCTGCCCGGGTGACCCCAGGGGCAGCAGGGCAGAAGGGGCACAGGCAGGGAGAGGGCCTGCCCGGGTGACCCCAGGGGCAGCAGGGCAGAGGAGGCACAGGCAGGGAGAGGGCCTGCCCGGGTGACCCCAGGGGCAGCAGGGCAGAGGAGGCACAGGCAAGGAGAGGGCCTCCCAGGTTATCCCAGGGCAGCATGAAAGCAGCTCTTGGATTTGCAGTCAAACCTGACTCCATCCTCTGCTGGTTATGTGGCCTCAGACAAAGTGTAAAACCTCTCTGAGCGTCAATTGCCTCATGTTTAAAGTGGGATTATGTTAACTTCCTTAAGATGGGAAGGTGTGTTGAGATGAAGATATGACACATAAAATGTCCTGATAGAGAGCAGGAGTGCAGAGTGGGCACTGTGAATGGCAGAGTCGTTATGATGACCCCTCTGGAAGCCTGGGTCTTCTCCGAGGTGAGCTGGCTGAAGCCGCTGTCCCCCAGGTGTGCCCCGACTCACTGTTCAGTGGCCTGATAGAAAGAGGGTGGACTCTGCCCTGGAAAATGGCCCTATCCTGCTCATGGAATCTCCTCTACCCACCTTCCCTCACCCCATGCTTCCATGAGCTTCTGCCAGGCTTTTTCTAGTGTGTAGCTGAGAGGGAAATGTTCTCAGGCAAATGTCAAATACACCACACCACACCTGTGCCTACAGCCTTACTACTATGCCCATGACAGACATTAGTAACAGAGACCCGCACTCTACGAGCTGAGGCTAAAGGGGGTGCCAGGAAGGCATAATCAAATGACTGCAGCTAATGTACAAGAGGAAACCTATTTGCCTCTCAGGTTTAAGGGGAGTCCTGGCCTTGTCCTCTGTAGGCATGGGGAAAGGGCTGCCAGCGTGACGTGAGGGGAGCCACTGGGATGAGAAAGGGAGCCATCTTTGGAGACGTCTAGGGTCTTGGTACTGCTGCTGCAATCCGGGCACCCAGAGATCAGATGTCAGATCCCAGGAGGACCCCAGAGATTCTGAGAAAACTGCATTTTCTCAGTTTCCAGCAGAGGGGAGATCTGGGAGAAGATTTCCAGGATTGAGGCTAAACATCATGGTGGATTTGGGTGAGAATGGGGGTTTTCCTGGGCtttcacacttttcttttttgctgtgccatgtggcttgtgggatcgaagttcccccaccagggattgaatgggGTCCCTCAGTgatgaaagctcagagtcctaagcactggacttccagggaattctctgggcTTCACACTTTGACCTGGGCTGGAGCAGAGCAGTAGCAGTAGGAAAGGGATGCTGGGGCCCCTTGGAGGTCTTATTCTCTCAGAAGTGTGCAAAGCGAGGTAAGGATGGTTCAAGAGCCACCCAGTCCCCACAGCTGAATGGCCTGTTATGCTGCTTGTGAGTTTGAGCACCTGGTTTGAGCAGACTTGTTGTCCCTCTGCTCCAGGAGAGGAGTTTGAGTTTCATTTCCCTTCACGGGTACAGTGCTCCATGGCAGCGGGGCCAGCCCAGCAGCCCCATCCACCCATGAGCACTGTTACTCCTGCATCTACCCCGCCTCTTGCCCAACCAAGCACTTACCTCCCCTCCCTGCTGTGAGTTTTTCCCTCAGCACTTATCTCCAGCTATCATACTAGCTATTCAACCTACCTATCTGctcctttagcatcattccttccaaagaaatcccaggactgatctcctttacgatggactggttgaatctccttgcagtccaagggactctcaagactcttctccaacaccacagttcaaaagcatcaattcttcggtgctcagccttcttcacagtccaactctcacatccatacatgaccacaggaaaaaccatagccttgactagacggacctttgttggcaaagtaatgtctctgcttttcaatatgctatctagattggtcataactttccttccaaggagtaagcatcttttaatttcatggctgcaattaccatctgcagtgattttggagcctagaaaaataaagtctgacactgtttccactgtttccccatctatttcccatgaagtgatgggaccagatgccatgaccttcattttctgaatgttgagctttaagccaactttttcactctccactttcactttcatcaagaggcttttgagttccacttcactttctgccataagggtggtgtcatctgcatatctgaggttactgatatttctcctggcaatcttgattccagcttgtgtttcttccagtccagcgtttctcatgatgtactctgcatagaagttaaataaacagggttacaatatacagccttaataaactccttttcctatttggaaccagtctgttgttccatgtccagttctaactgttgcttcctgacctgcatacagatttctcaagaggcagatca carries:
- the ADRA2B gene encoding alpha-2B adrenergic receptor, whose translation is MDHQEPYSVQATAAIAAVITFLILFTIFGNALVILAVLTSRSLRAPQNLFLVSLAAADILVATLIIPFSLANELLGYWYFWRTWCEVYLALDVLFCTSSIVHLCAISLDRYWAVSRALEYNSKRTPRRIKFIILIVWLIAAVISLPPLIYKGDQGPQPLARPQCKLNQEAWYILASSIGSFFAPCLIMILVYLRIYLIAKRSHCRGPRAKGGPGERESKQPHPAPGEVSDSAKLPTLASQLATPGEANGCSQPHPGEKGDGETPEAPGTPALPPSWPAIPKSGQGQKEGVCGSSPEEEAEEEEEEGCEPQALPASPASACSPPLQQPQGSRVLATLRGQVLLGRGTGTAGAQWWRRRTQLSREKRFTFVLAVVIGVFVLCWFPFFFSYSLGAICPQHCKVPHGLFQFFFWIGYCNSSLNPVIYTVFNQDFRRAFRRILCREWTQTAW
- the LOC138990026 gene encoding collagen, type I, alpha 1b-like; this encodes MAGPDAARAGAARPSARTAGDGAVPPRSAGRGVAPLAVLKALEPHGQAERGRGTPRGRPRPSYIPVYRRSTPRPGSGEESKRGWRREETGGGSGRRKGGGAGGGRGTQGGWKVRLAGGRGGRSLPAPLASSLAPLPFSSQPPLCGRSERPGVWDLPDRGKDAGRSGRVGAPKEPGRGAGRSAGTRLDVSPADCAARADPSGLGGWPQADLPFPLPKSPKERVGGCVGALEHHKPHALPGARQARSRAEGVRRAGRPFPKCFPAPTGLRRACGPRGGARDKVASAPCRRPPASLSSATGDPNPHSVLGSLRRLPSRGSSKCSEPGIADFSFPVSPADASVSPIKGKEGRWATSGDIFDSPQEAGGCYWLLAGSGQICCQNTTQGPAQPPVPSEDSSVRKCCRTKTEKLQGAIQHWFSPGILSFCA